Part of the Nothobranchius furzeri strain GRZ-AD chromosome 2, NfurGRZ-RIMD1, whole genome shotgun sequence genome, AAGAATTGTGTGTGTGGGTTTATCTGTAACTTCTGGCTGTgccttcctaaataaaaggagctCCAAGGCTTTGCCTAAGGGTGAGAGCAAACTGACCTCCGTCTCTGGTGTGTATTTGAtttctctcaccctttgcaaagtatttgttgttgtttgttgttggcaggattacaATTTACAAAATTATCAAtcaaatccctctgtgtgtgctctaaACTTTCTTTGAGTTAATATGGGAGTAATATAAAAATTACGCAACACGCACGATGCTGCGCTACTGAGAGAGGGCGTGAAGCCTCGTTCACACTGAATACAGAACGCATGCAGAAGTGCTAAGTGTCTGTGATTAATCGTCCACCAGCAGTGATTAGTTGTGTCATCAGAAATAAAGGGAATGTGGTTAATTTTCATGCTGAGCTGTTTCTTGGAGTTCTATGACTCAATCATGGCAAAGTTTGAGTTAAAAAAGATAACCGGTTTATTACAATCTAGTCCATGTTAATACAAGCATCGGTACACCGGTGgagaaccatgcagcccaaaagcGGTTCTGTCTTTCCAGCATCTGTCCACTGCTTATAACTCTGTAAGAACATCCCTAAAAACTCTGGTACAGGCACATTCCTAAGGCTGCTTAGAATAGTAAAATACTATTATAGGAGAATGGAGTCTCCACAGAGCCGCCTTGTAATTTATGACTTCTTGACAACAGTCCCAGCTGTCTCTCCACAGCCTTTAAGGTGGGATTTCTTCTTAGGGGCTCCAAATGAATAAAGACACATTATTTTTAAGCTGCAGTTATTACAACATTGTATGCTATTATTTTATATACAGATAAATTGTTTAAAGCAGACGCCACCGGTATCTAACAGCTTTAAACTGCAGTGGGTTACGTACTACAACCATCATGTGTCTGTTATCTTGTATGtttcttaaatacaggagggtataacagttttttcttaatctttaagtaataatttttttgtattcagaattcatgaatgaacatctcaaatgtttggttaaggtctgagtttaaaaaacaaaggagattTGAAAATGAAAATCAAAAGAAGAGGTGGCTCAAGGGCCGATCAACGATAGTTGAGGAGAGGTACAAGACTAATATTAAGGTTGTAAAAAAACCAAATAGTACATTTGGAAGTACTGTTGTTAAATAAATCCCTCGAGCCTTGTGTGGATGCTCGTATGTctctttaactttgtcttttggctaaatctttgtcaacACAGCTTACAgacaaaggcttctctcctgtgtggactttcatgtgtgtgtttaaatttgtcttacgggtacatctgtattcgcagagctcacaggcaaacggcttctctcctgtatggactctcatgtgtgtgtttaaagttgccttatgggtacatctgtatccacagagctcacaggcaaacggcttctctcctgtgtggactttcatgtgtgtgtttaaatttgccttatgggtacatctgtatccacaaagctcacaggcaaaaggcttatctcctgtgtggactctcatgtgtgtgtttaaatttgccttacgggtacatctgtattcgcagagctcacaggcaaaaggcttatctcctgtgtggactctcgtgtgtgtgtttaaacttgccttttgggtacatctgtatccacagagctcacaggaaaaaggcttctgcccggtgtggactctcatatgtGTGTTTAAACCTGCcttatgggtacatctgtattcgcagagctcacaggcaaaaggcttatctcctgtgtggactctcgtgtgtgtgtttaaacttgccttttgggtacatctgtatccacaaagctcacaggcaaaaggcttatctcctgtgtggactctcatgtgtgtgtttaaagttgccttatgggtacatctgtatccacagagctcacaggcaaaaggcttctgcccggtgtggactctcatgtgtgtgtttaaatttgccttttggatacatctgtatccacagagctcacaggcaaaaggcttctctcctgtgtggactctcatgtgtgtgtttaaacttgccttatggctacatctgtatccacagagctcacaggcaaacggcttatctcctgtgtggactttcatgtgtgtgtttaaatttgccttACGGCTACATCTGTATtcgcagagctcacaggcaaacggcttctctcctgtatggactctcatgtgtgtgtttaaagttgccttatgggtacatctgtatccacagagctcacaggcaaacagcttctctcctgtgtggactttcatgtgtgtgtttaaatttgccttttgggtacatctgtatccacagagctcacaggcaaacggcttatctcctgtgtggactctcatgtgtgtgtttaaagttgccttatgggtacatctgtatccacagagctcacaggcaaaaggcttatctcctgtgtggactctcatgtgtgtgtttaaagttgccttatgggtacatctgtatccacagagctcacaggcaaaaggcttctgcccggtgtggactctcatgtgtgtgtttaaatttgccttatgggtacatctgtatccacaaagctcacaggcaaaaggcttctctcctgtgtggactctcatgtgtgtgtttaaacttgccttatggctacatctgtatccacagagctcacaggcaaacggcttatctcctgtgtggactctcatatgtgtgtttaaacttgccttatgggtacatctgtatccacagagctcacaggcaaaaggcttttgcccggtgtggactctcatatgacGGGTTAAACtggacttttggctaaatctttttccacagtcatcacaactaaatgattttggttctttctggacttttctacatgagcctccatgttgcttctctttcacacattttgtattaaccgaacactctgaagaccttactgctgaatgacttgtcactctcacatgttccTGAAGAGACCACTGGTGGAGGAACCGTGtaccacacacagggcagctaaatgatttgttgacGGTCCTAATATCTGACCCCGaagacttgttctcattacagccatgatctccgtttccagtttcaggcccagagtctgaacgctcagaatctagattcacatcatcttcatcttctcgactaacttcaatctctgaagaatCGGATGTCTTTTCTTTAGGGTCCAGATCTAGGTTCTTGCtaatttctgctcctccaccaacttttgctgtcatctgcccagccaagctgctggttgggacacctccgtctttcatttgatggttgtggaaatgtaagagcagaggtttctcatccgtttcttctctcttccttgaaactgcagtgaaccaagcagaaatatataaaagaaaaatattcagtaaaaagagAAGACAAAAGACCTAGGGGTGTTTTTGCAATCAGTAATATACATAACAAATGTTGGTTAACACATTACTATTtatggtaatgcattactttaACAAATAACTGAATCTAAAGAGTTGCTTTTAAGTCCAGACATCACTATGCGATTGGTAGAAGGAAAAAAATgctatctgcaaattctgatttacgcctctcagagccggtcaaaccagccgtccgtcgctgctactgtggagcctagagaCACCCTGACAGCAGCATCACGTCGGCCTCTCCCTTCCTTTCCCTAACACTGTAGACGCGcaggggcaaaaatgtaaacaaacatatctGCCAAATCTTTACTCCGTGAgagtgctgtaaagtttgtatcctACAACGAAATCACGGCGCGGAGCATCAACACTCGTCTGTAacccataaaataataatgagcatcatgcttctagatcagcagcttgtgatgacagttaGTTCTGCTCACTGGGTCAGCTGACCTTAATCCACAAGATGGCTCATATGGCACTAGAATTCCAGATAAAGAGCTAGAAGTAAGGCCAATAAAACATTTGTAggccagaaccaaaatcttaaCTGGGATCCAATGCAGAGAGGCAACATCTGGAGTGATATGATCAAATCGACCAGTGCCAGTTTAAAGACGGGTTGCAGCATTTTTAACTAGCTGCAGCCTAGCAATACACCCATGATCaagattagggctgcacgatattcgataacagtgcttaatattgcgatatcgatattactcacgataaatgaacaaatactaaagtatgcagtgttgatgtcgtctggcgtgtgatgtctgctctgggttcaaagcaaacaaaaactaatgcatgaattccattacaacataatatttttattgcaaaaacatgcagctgcacctgctactgtattagcagctgcacctgctactgtattagaagtagggctgcaacaaacgattatttggataatcgattaatcggatggggtctcgacacgattaatcgattaatcggattacatggggaaatttttaaaaactgctagggaaacgttatttctctccttccttcactttatttaacacaacattattagaaaacagttcaatagcagaaaaacaacatgccatcacctaaattgtcttataaggtgtatagacagagaccctataggctacatctatctgtgacctaaaatgcttggtccaagttaaacagcttaagggcaattctcatctgttttgtttgatctcatctgttgacatttattataactgggggtgtcaaacaactaatttttaaatgtaattaaacataggctgtgaattaatcaaaattgatcactatttccaaaaatgactgaaaaaataccaaataaaacaaaagtaaatgaatgccatcctccttgttatgatgccctgggcaactgccataaagacacatcaagaaatgctgctgatcattccaatgatcccaaatagactcacattaggccacatgaaagcaactgaacccaaaaatatattaaccagtatataactgcactctcacacaacacgcctgcagcaacagttaggactcctccctcccttttaaaagcgtttttgcttccgaggacattgtggttgtaaagccacatgctagtagtctggccccggtgtgatcaaccagtttctgcgggaatgtgacggcggaaccagggccagattaacactttgtcgtaccctgggcaacaatattcaagggctccatcatcacgacccgaggatcaccataatgtggtcacatacagaatattttactgtaatatgcagtaaatatactcaatacttgaatgcctgacaacacgtaacccgcccagagtaacctttgacccacctcgtgtggactgaccaatgaggagagggtcttaacttgaggccctctcttcattggtcagctgcatgagactgattctcaactgacgttcagtcattggcagcgaagcgtctctgtgcagcgcaaaagcccgggtggacagtttgtttaatagggtgaccatatttccatttccaaataagaggacaggggatctgtgcctatgatgtcacactatggcaacgccacacaaaccatgttgggacccattttttgtaagaactaaattaatatcagattctgccaataaaagggctctaaaacaattcatatgtaaatattttgcatatttaatgcaaaatctcatttttctgctttagtgctgcaacaaggttttattaataataaattattataccttttgttttactacagcatcggtaagcttcctgtgcacagattattaaggatgcttgtttcagctgtgagattagacgatacgaTCAATTAaaacataagttgtcacacactccatggaaactttcagagaatccacaaatagtggctttcaaatggttttgttactttttgcaagtttagaaaagcagcagatgagacagcgtgtctgataatttagtttttcatctgataatattagaacatgtcagtaatgtctgaggggcttttataaacaccatataactaacactcctggagagggtaggcttctggggagcccatttattggggggggggggggcattttgccttggcccccaaaatgtcttgaaacggccctgggtgtgtgactgagttttgaaggtgatctgaattgtatcagatgtataaatatgttttttactggtaaaaacgtgtaatggagataaatctacctacattttacttttcaacactttgttttgttttcttgtttttattaaactattttcctgtcctgtccgtctctcatcttcctgcatctcctcttaattgtccagaaaatctgttgcctggattcttaccttttcacctcatcagttacttttgagcagatcaaagagatctcctgaccacaaagcgcagagcgcgttttcgatgctgcgtgaggtgacatcaccacagcacaggtgatgagctccgcagtagagcgcttcaggcacaaataagacagaaaatagagaacatgtgcatacacgaacgatcgtgtgctaattatagttttttggttgcgccactttgagaatggaccgtgcgctggaagcagctgcctggatcgctgcgcaacaacaatgcgctgtgccgctctctgctcaaaagagtccaaaaatgatataatatagaaaacttttttccggctcccctgatgtgtaggatatacagctcccccataattcgatcccttctcctggatgaaaagacggacattttcatcaatacaagaacccgcattccggacgcccggacagagtgtgaaaagtggacaagtccggggaaaacggaacgtacggtcaccatagtcctcataaagcgggaaattatagatacagtatttagctcgtgccctgggccctttagaattcgtgggccctgggcaattgcccaattaatccggccttgggcggaaccggttcgcagcagcgcaagtctgccggctctcccttgcgctgatctgccggtaccggctctccttcGCGCTGATCTgctggtaccggctctccctcacgctgatctaccggctctccctcgcgctgatctgccggctctccctcgcgctgatctgccggctctccctcgcgctgatctgacttgcgctggtctggaagagttgtgcgacacaacgaatcgatgacgcaattcgttgccaacgcttttagtaatcgattttaatcgaatttatcgattcgttgttgcagccctaattagaAGCAAaataacaaactgcatgcatgcagtttctcagtgactttaaaacatcacctccaccataaaactttttctgatgctccaaatacagaaaaacatcccttaccagggtttttgaataaataaaaaaatcagaaagcaagtttaaatattaaacaatagttaacatcacttaaacgcaacagcaaattctctcattgctactgaacattttctccacttatgtggttatgatataaggctgttgctgtaattgggaagtgaactgtgctgggccaaactaggagaatattaagattttctgagggaaagagaaaaacaattgtctacctttcagaagaggaactggcaaaaaaactacatggaaaatatgtgaaaacgtttgcttttaaccccaaattgaacaagtttacctagatcttaaaaagcagctcagatgatgaaactgcaactatgattctggtaacaagctaacaaattgaactagctcctcttaagataaccggctagcagagcttctgactgacagtttatgtgcagcagcaaatcaactatcctgattaacaaggttataaaagctcataaaggaaaaatcactttgatgtgtgggagaacttttccaggccctctttagcagggtgggactgggaggagagtgctgtagccttttagctggaagctaaccggagcctggggctaacatcaccacccggtggaacactagcgacatggaggtaggtgggttggttcatcGGCACGTGtctgagtcagcccggttattatcagctgcttaacgacaccgagcggactcacgttcacgtttgaaagcagcgctgattccagaaacctcagcacaaagtgcgttcgttaatctgagccagcatgacgaacaagggaacggcgctgctaactcagttcgggtgttgctttccatcctaaaggtctatgtagggggcgggcgtattacgtgaacggacccatctgattggccgcatctcagaagggctacatttgattggtcaaataatacttccgcgtaaaaaaaagagctggtttacaaaaagttgatgtatgacacggatggaaatgttgaaccaagcatttatcgccgtttttgacgtgctttgcgatgggcctatcccacgtcctgttatcccgatgacgataatttttcgatatattgtgcagccctaatcaacACTCAAGTAAAGACTATTGCTGTAGTCTAAACAAAATGCATTAAATGCATGAATAAGCTTCTCAAAACAATTCCTCATCAAAAAGGACATAAAGATTCTTTAGGTGAAAAAAATATacttgaaccacattattgacttgaacatcaaATTTAAGTTGAGAATCATTCTTAACACCCAAATTAGACACAACATCCTTTGCATCATATGAGACTGAGTAACTACAGGAGCACCACTTGGTGCAAACATAATCATTTCCATCTTAGACTAATTAATCCggagaaaattacaacccatCCACAATTATTAACCTCACGAAGACAACTCAGAGCTAAATCCTTAGCTTTAACAGGAGCATagacctgacagtcatcagcataaagatggaaATCAAGCTCATATTTCCAAAAGATGGCCCCAAGAGGGAGCAAATATAAATTGAAAAGCAGAGGACTAAGTACAGAGCCCTGTGGGACCCCATATTTCAGGGGAGCATCAATTGAGCTGAAGCTACCAATCTTAACAGTCATATACCTGTCAGCCAGGTAGGAACTCATCCAGAAGAGCGATGAACCAGAGACCAAAAAAATTCTCCAGTCGATTGAGAAGTAGAgctgcaacaaatgattatttggataatcgattaatcggatggggtctcgacacgattaatcgattaatcggattacatggggaaatttttaaaaactgctagggaaatgttatttctctccttccttcactttatttaacacaacattattagaaaacagttcaatagcagaaaaacaacatgccatcacctaaattgtcttataaggtgtatagacagagaccctaagctacatctatctgtgacctaaaatgcttggtccaagttaaacagcttaagggcaatcctcatctgttttgtttgatctcatctgtagacatttattataactggggatgtcaaacaactaatttttaaatgtaattaaacatcggctgtgaattaatcaaaattgatcactatttccaaaaatgactgaaaaaataagttgtcacacactccatggaaactttcagagaatccacaaatagtggctttcaaatggttttgttactttttgcaagtttagaaaagcagcagatgagacggcatgtctgataatttagtttttcatctgataatattagaacgtgtcagtaatgtctgaggggcttttataaacactgtataactaacactactggagagggtatgaattacacagaggcttctggggagcccagttatggggtggggtggggtggggggggcattttgccttggcccccaaaatgtcttgaaacggccctgggtgtgtgactgagtgttgaaggtgatctgaatagtatcaaatttataaatattacatgtgtgtaacttattgttttataggtaaaaacgtgtagtggagataaatctatctacattttacttttcaacactttgttttgttttcttgtttttatttaactatattttcctgtcctgtctgtctctcatcttcctgcatctcctcttaatactccagaaaaactgctgcctggattcttaccttttcacctcatcagttacttctgagcagatcaaagggatctcctgaccacaaagcgcagagcgcgttttcgatgctgtgtgaggtgacatcaccacagcacaggtgatgagctccgcagtagcacgcttcaggcacaaataagacagaaaatagagaacatgtgcagacatgaacgatcgtgtgctaattatagttttttggttgcgccactttgagaatggaccgtgcgccggaagcagcagcctggatcgctgcgcagcaatgcgctgtgccgctctctgctcaaaagagtccaaaaatgatataatatagaaaacttttttccggttcccctggatgtgtagaggatatacagctcccccataattcgatccctgctcctggatgaaaagccggacattttcatcaatacaagaacccgcagtccggacgcccacacagagagtgaaaagtggacacgtccggggaaaacggaacgtacggtcaccatagtcctcataaagcgggaaattatagatacagtattttgctcgtgccctgggccctttagagttcgtgggccctgggcaaatgcccagttaatccggccttgggcggaaccggttcgcagcagcgcgagtcccccccccccccccccccccccatctaataagcgtcgcgctcacgactttagactctttttttacgagcttagggcatgcctagcctgtgtaataatccgggacttggatgaatcacttttgaaaagtttttaatttacccggacacagagttctctccttcctcgctgattatcccgacatgcttgcgtgtaagacgctgcatcatcctgTGCCATGCTacgtctgacctaaacgttgcaggtaacgaatgtcttcgcctgatttaactgaaaatgcttccaaacttaaaaagtttttacttttttgactctcgctgcttctgccatgttcctcttccaaacacctgctggctctcccttgcgctgatctgtctgcgcgcaacagcgggcgggaagggggggggggggggcgcttttggaagagttgtgcggcacaacgaatcgatgacgcaattcgttgccaacgcttttagtaatcgattttcatcgaatttatcgattcgttgttgcagccctattgagAAGTATAACATGATCAAGAGTATCAAAAGCAGCGGTCAGATCAAAGGGTAATAAAACGACTGTCACCCACATCAGTATATTGGTAAATATCATTGAACACTCTCACAAGCGCAGTTTCCGTACTATGCTTTGCTCTAAAAGCTGATTGAAAAACTTCTTAAATTTGTTATTATCTAAATGGTCTGACAATAGCTTAAAACATTGACGGATAAAAATTGATTGGGACCGGATTTTTTTAGACCCTGCTGGGGTCACTCAGTGACGCGCCCATTGACAACCCAACTCTggtaattggcagctccatagtcagaaacatagcagagactccagcaaccatagtcaaatgtttacctggggccagagc contains:
- the LOC107373201 gene encoding zinc finger protein 271-like isoform X2, whose protein sequence is MAAETGGGAGTSRNPDLNPHGQTSGSSETEVSGDDDDDDDVNLDSELSDSGSETGDEDDDWNESRSSESDVSRKREETDEKPLLLHFHNHQMKDGGVPTSSLAGQMTAKVGGGAEISKNLDLDPKEKTSDSSEIEVSREDEDDVNLDSERSDSGPETGNGDHGCNENKSSGSDIRTVNKSFSCPVCGTRFLHQWSLQEHVRVTSHSAVRSSECSVNTKCVKEKQHGGSCRKVQKEPKSFSCDDCGKRFSQKSSLTRHMRVHTGQKPFACELCGYRCTHKASLNTHMRVHTGDKPFACELCGYRCSHKASLNTHMRVHTGEKPFACELCGYRCTHKANLNTHMRVHTGQKPFACELCGYRCTHKATLNTHMRVHTGDKPFACELCGYRCTHKATLNTHMRVHTGDKPFACELCGYRCTQKANLNTHMKVHTGEKLFACELCGYRCTHKATLNTHMRVHTGEKPFACELCEYRCSRKANLNTHMKVHTGDKPFACELCGYRCSHKASLNTHMRVHTGEKPFACELCGYRCIQKANLNTHMRVHTGQKPFACELCGYRCTHKATLNTHMRVHTGDKPFACELCGYRCTQKASLNTHTRVHTGDKPFACELCEYRCTHKAGLNTHMRVHTGQKPFSCELCGYRCTQKASLNTHTRVHTGDKPFACELCEYRCTRKANLNTHMRVHTGDKPFACELCGYRCTHKANLNTHMKVHTGEKPFACELCGYRCTHKATLNTHMRVHTGEKPFACELCEYRCTRKTNLNTHMKVHTGEKPLSVSCVDKDLAKRQS
- the LOC107373201 gene encoding zinc finger protein 271-like isoform X1, with translation MDTDVPQLVLVKEEAPEEQSAGVDQQDPEHLHIKEEQEELWTSLEGEHLCLKEETEAVGSPVTAVSIKSEDDEEKPLVSQLHQQQIEDRDVPTSSSADQMAAETGGGAGTSRNPDLNPHGQTSGSSETEVSGDDDDDDDVNLDSELSDSGSETGDEDDDWNESRSSESDVSRKREETDEKPLLLHFHNHQMKDGGVPTSSLAGQMTAKVGGGAEISKNLDLDPKEKTSDSSEIEVSREDEDDVNLDSERSDSGPETGNGDHGCNENKSSGSDIRTVNKSFSCPVCGTRFLHQWSLQEHVRVTSHSAVRSSECSVNTKCVKEKQHGGSCRKVQKEPKSFSCDDCGKRFSQKSSLTRHMRVHTGQKPFACELCGYRCTHKASLNTHMRVHTGDKPFACELCGYRCSHKASLNTHMRVHTGEKPFACELCGYRCTHKANLNTHMRVHTGQKPFACELCGYRCTHKATLNTHMRVHTGDKPFACELCGYRCTHKATLNTHMRVHTGDKPFACELCGYRCTQKANLNTHMKVHTGEKLFACELCGYRCTHKATLNTHMRVHTGEKPFACELCEYRCSRKANLNTHMKVHTGDKPFACELCGYRCSHKASLNTHMRVHTGEKPFACELCGYRCIQKANLNTHMRVHTGQKPFACELCGYRCTHKATLNTHMRVHTGDKPFACELCGYRCTQKASLNTHTRVHTGDKPFACELCEYRCTHKAGLNTHMRVHTGQKPFSCELCGYRCTQKASLNTHTRVHTGDKPFACELCEYRCTRKANLNTHMRVHTGDKPFACELCGYRCTHKANLNTHMKVHTGEKPFACELCGYRCTHKATLNTHMRVHTGEKPFACELCEYRCTRKTNLNTHMKVHTGEKPLSVSCVDKDLAKRQS